Proteins encoded in a region of the Streptomyces sp. PCS3-D2 genome:
- a CDS encoding ABC transporter permease: MSRLRTRTRPPLALALPALLAVAFLLMPLIGILVRTPWGDLGEHLGSPDVVEALKLSLLVSLWALGCSLVLGVPLAWLLARVDFKGKALVRSLVLLPMVLPPTVGGVALLLGFGRRGLLGPWLEDSFGITLPFHTSGAVVAATFVAMPFLVISLEGALGGLKESYEETAASLGAGPVRVFFTVTLPMVAPGLVAGAALTWARALGEFGATITFAGNLPGTTQTLPLQVYLLLQEQPEAATSVSLLLLAIAMAVLIALRGRWTGAPVDRGAVTARPPAPEGALVPKGDRGPEGDRGPAGDRGPAGAGSPAAGVPTESAPHGAEPGRWPLHATVTGFNRLTLEAEPGTTIAVVGENGAGKTTLLRALLGLTPRAHAELRLGDADVTALPPHQRQVAWVPQDGALFPHLSALANTAYGLRARRVPRADARRDAQAWLDRLGVGHLAHRRPSQLSGGQAQRVALARALAARPRLLLLDEPLAALDQATRAHVRHTLRTHLAGFGGVCLIVTHDPVEAVSLADRVLVLADGRALQDAPPAEVSRHPRSPWVARMLGRNAWPGTASADGLTLAAGGRLVVAEALPEGSRALAIIAPEAVSVHRDRPGGSPRNVWPGTVREITAVGSRLRVLISSAEAPDLVAEITPDAAAELGLADGSEVWTSVKATEVTLVGL; the protein is encoded by the coding sequence GTGAGCAGACTCCGTACCCGCACCCGGCCCCCGCTCGCGCTGGCGCTCCCCGCGCTGCTCGCCGTCGCGTTCCTGCTGATGCCGCTGATCGGGATCCTGGTCCGCACACCGTGGGGCGACCTCGGTGAACACCTCGGTAGCCCGGACGTGGTCGAGGCCCTGAAGCTCTCGCTGCTGGTCTCGCTGTGGGCGCTGGGCTGCTCGCTCGTCCTCGGTGTGCCGCTGGCGTGGCTGCTCGCCCGCGTGGATTTCAAGGGCAAGGCGCTGGTCCGCTCGCTCGTGCTGCTCCCGATGGTGCTGCCGCCGACCGTGGGGGGTGTCGCCCTGCTCCTGGGCTTCGGCCGGCGGGGGCTGCTCGGGCCCTGGCTGGAGGACTCCTTCGGGATCACCCTGCCGTTCCACACCTCGGGGGCCGTCGTCGCGGCGACCTTCGTCGCCATGCCGTTCCTGGTCATCAGCCTGGAAGGCGCCCTCGGCGGCCTCAAGGAGAGCTACGAGGAGACCGCGGCTTCGCTCGGCGCGGGGCCGGTCCGCGTGTTCTTCACGGTGACCCTGCCGATGGTGGCGCCCGGCCTGGTCGCCGGCGCCGCCCTCACCTGGGCCCGCGCGCTGGGCGAGTTCGGCGCGACCATCACCTTCGCCGGGAACCTTCCCGGCACGACCCAGACCCTGCCGCTCCAGGTGTACCTGCTGCTCCAGGAGCAGCCCGAGGCGGCCACCTCGGTGTCGCTGCTCCTCCTGGCGATCGCCATGGCCGTACTGATCGCACTGCGCGGCCGCTGGACGGGCGCCCCGGTCGACCGTGGGGCGGTCACGGCGCGGCCACCGGCGCCGGAGGGAGCCCTGGTGCCGAAGGGGGACCGGGGACCGGAGGGGGACCGGGGACCGGCCGGGGACCGGGGGCCGGCCGGGGCGGGCAGCCCGGCAGCCGGAGTCCCCACGGAGTCCGCGCCACACGGCGCGGAACCGGGGCGCTGGCCCCTGCACGCCACCGTCACCGGCTTCAACCGCCTCACCCTGGAAGCTGAACCGGGCACCACCATCGCCGTCGTCGGCGAGAACGGGGCCGGCAAGACCACCCTGCTGCGCGCCCTGCTCGGCCTGACGCCGCGGGCCCACGCCGAGCTGCGGCTCGGTGACGCCGACGTCACCGCCCTGCCGCCGCACCAGCGACAGGTGGCCTGGGTCCCGCAGGACGGGGCGCTGTTCCCGCACCTGAGCGCGCTGGCGAACACCGCGTACGGGCTGCGCGCCCGCCGGGTGCCGCGCGCCGACGCCCGCCGCGATGCCCAGGCCTGGCTGGACCGGCTGGGCGTCGGCCACCTCGCGCACCGCAGGCCGTCCCAGCTCTCGGGCGGCCAGGCCCAGCGGGTCGCCCTCGCCCGGGCTCTGGCCGCCCGGCCGCGGCTCCTGCTGCTGGACGAGCCGCTCGCGGCCCTCGACCAGGCCACGCGGGCCCACGTACGGCACACCCTGCGCACGCACCTGGCCGGCTTCGGCGGGGTCTGCCTCATCGTGACCCACGATCCCGTCGAGGCGGTGTCGCTGGCCGACCGGGTGCTCGTACTGGCCGACGGCCGGGCCCTGCAGGACGCGCCGCCGGCCGAGGTGTCCCGGCACCCGCGGTCCCCGTGGGTGGCCCGCATGCTCGGGCGCAACGCCTGGCCGGGCACCGCCTCGGCGGACGGCCTCACCCTCGCCGCCGGCGGCCGCCTGGTGGTCGCCGAGGCCCTGCCCGAGGGGTCCCGGGCGCTGGCGATCATCGCCCCGGAGGCGGTGTCGGTGCACCGTGACCGCCCGGGCGGCAGCCCCCGCAACGTGTGGCCGGGCACCGTCCGGGAGATCACCGCGGTGGGCAGCCGGCTGCGCGTGCTGATCTCCTCGGCCGAGGCGCCCGATCTGGTCGCCGAGATCACCCCGGACGCGGCGGCCGAACTGGGCCTGGCCGACGGCTCCGAGGTGTGGACGAGTGTGAAGGCCACCGAGGTCACGCTGGTGGGACTGTAG
- the dhaL gene encoding dihydroxyacetone kinase subunit DhaL — MRDAEFFRSWMAAAAAAVEREADRLTELDSAIGDADHGSNLLRGFTAVRTTLEAEAPAAPGAVLQLAGRTLISTVGGASGPLYGMLLRRTGKELGEAPEVSDEELREALDRGVAAVAQLGGAAAGDKTMLDALLPGVAALGTSYRAAADAAQSGALATVPMQARKGRASYLGERSIGHQDPGATSSALLLGALADVAGRTKDAR, encoded by the coding sequence GTGCGTGACGCAGAGTTCTTCCGGAGCTGGATGGCGGCCGCCGCGGCCGCCGTGGAGCGTGAGGCGGACCGGCTCACGGAGCTTGACTCCGCCATCGGGGACGCCGACCACGGGAGCAATCTCCTGCGGGGTTTCACGGCCGTGCGCACCACCCTGGAGGCCGAGGCCCCGGCCGCGCCGGGCGCGGTGCTCCAGCTCGCCGGGCGGACGCTGATCTCGACGGTCGGCGGTGCGTCGGGCCCGCTGTACGGGATGCTGCTGCGCCGGACCGGCAAGGAGCTCGGGGAGGCTCCGGAGGTGTCCGACGAGGAACTGCGGGAGGCCCTGGACCGAGGGGTCGCCGCGGTGGCACAGCTGGGCGGAGCGGCCGCGGGCGACAAGACCATGCTGGACGCACTGCTGCCGGGCGTGGCCGCGCTGGGCACGTCGTACCGTGCGGCGGCGGACGCGGCACAGAGCGGGGCGCTGGCGACCGTGCCGATGCAGGCGCGCAAGGGGCGGGCCAGCTATCTGGGTGAGCGCAGCATCGGCCACCAGGATCCGGGCGCAACCTCGTCGGCGCTGCTGCTCGGGGCGCTCGCGGACGTGGCCGGGCGGACGAAGGACGCGCGGTGA
- a CDS encoding RNA-binding S4 domain-containing protein: MADEVSVTETGTVRVDAWIWSVRLTKTRSIAATACRAGHVKVNGERAKPAQPIRAGDEVRLFHAGRERIVVVRRPVSKRVGAPVAAECLIDKSPPPPTAVEAAVVGVRDRGTGRPTKRDRREIQSLRGR; this comes from the coding sequence ATGGCTGATGAGGTATCGGTGACGGAAACGGGCACGGTGCGGGTCGATGCGTGGATCTGGTCCGTACGTCTGACCAAGACCCGCTCGATCGCGGCGACGGCCTGCCGGGCGGGCCATGTGAAGGTCAACGGGGAGCGCGCCAAGCCGGCGCAGCCGATCCGCGCCGGCGACGAGGTACGGCTCTTCCACGCGGGGCGCGAGCGGATCGTCGTCGTCAGACGTCCCGTGTCCAAGCGGGTGGGCGCGCCCGTCGCCGCCGAGTGCCTGATCGACAAGAGCCCGCCGCCGCCGACCGCCGTGGAGGCCGCGGTCGTCGGTGTCCGGGACCGGGGCACGGGCCGCCCCACGAAGCGCGACCGCCGCGAGATCCAGTCCCTGCGCGGACGCTGA
- the modA gene encoding molybdate ABC transporter substrate-binding protein → MSPSPTPALRRTAAAVLSAALLAALTACGDDLPAASGSDPAAPSASTAPKAITVLAAASLTDVFRTAGEAYQKSHPDTKVTFSFAGSQELAAQVRQGAPADALVTADTRTMEGLKAETGDATIIAKNRLVIAAGKGNPFKIDELGDLANAKIKVVLAAPEVPVGRYSKQILDAQRIEVKPVSLEPNVRAVLSKVELGEADAGLVYRTDSTAAGDKVVAVEIPDDQNAVASYPAATLKQSRNAEAAAAFVTWLGTPEAQKILRDAGFQQP, encoded by the coding sequence ATGTCACCGTCCCCGACCCCGGCCCTCCGCCGCACCGCCGCCGCCGTCCTGTCCGCCGCCCTGCTCGCGGCTCTGACGGCCTGCGGCGACGACTTGCCCGCCGCCTCCGGCTCCGACCCGGCCGCGCCCTCGGCGTCCACCGCACCGAAGGCGATCACCGTCCTGGCCGCCGCCTCCCTCACCGACGTCTTCAGGACCGCGGGCGAGGCGTACCAGAAGTCCCACCCCGACACGAAGGTCACCTTCTCCTTCGCCGGATCCCAGGAGCTCGCGGCGCAGGTCAGGCAGGGTGCTCCGGCCGACGCGCTGGTCACTGCCGACACCAGGACCATGGAGGGACTGAAGGCCGAAACCGGCGACGCCACGATCATCGCGAAGAACCGGCTGGTCATCGCGGCCGGCAAGGGCAACCCGTTCAAGATCGACGAGCTCGGGGACCTCGCCAACGCCAAGATCAAGGTCGTGCTGGCCGCGCCCGAGGTGCCGGTCGGCCGCTACAGCAAGCAGATCCTCGACGCCCAGAGGATCGAAGTGAAGCCGGTCTCCCTGGAGCCCAACGTCCGCGCCGTCCTGAGCAAGGTCGAGCTGGGTGAGGCGGACGCCGGCCTCGTCTACCGGACGGACTCCACCGCGGCGGGCGACAAGGTCGTCGCCGTGGAGATCCCCGACGACCAGAACGCCGTGGCCTCCTACCCGGCCGCCACGCTGAAGCAGTCCCGCAACGCCGAGGCCGCAGCCGCGTTCGTCACCTGGCTGGGCACCCCCGAGGCGCAGAAGATCCTCCGGGACGCGGGCTTCCAGCAGCCGTAG
- a CDS encoding PAS domain S-box protein, translating into MAATTEEPFRALLEAAPDAMVIVDDAGVIRLVNAQTEALFGHPRAELLGRHIEVLVPERFRGQHPGHRVGYAASRQVRPMGAGLELYGLCRDGREFPVEISLSPLETPEGLLISAAVRDVSERRAAEERFRALLEAAPDAMVIVDERGAIQLVNAQTEALFGYAREELLGRPVEVLVPERFRGHHADFRHGYFVNRKTRPMGAGLELYGLRRDGGEFPVEISLSPLETPDGTLVSAAIRDVTERKSAEEMLAKLYEQQRHVALTLQRSLMGSPPDVPGMPTASRYFPARQGAGVGGDWFDLIPLGGGRVGVMVGDVMGRGLDAAAVMGQLKSASHALAKTGMPPWQLMRALDAVVSELPDQFVTCCYLVLDADSAEITMCSAGHLPVLLVAPGGEVTRLPVEVSVPLGVGEVPHHETRHTVEPGSVLALYTDGLVETPDSDIDGQVDGLAAALEKAVATSDGLEAAADRLLDELLPDADDNPDDVTLLLVRIPDTPVTSQSMLLAADPSSVGAGRRFLRNTLALWGKDDEQLRDTACLLTSELLSNAVNHSRGPVRLRLRQAGRELSVEVCDGSPVLPQARFAAPDAESGRGLLLVDSLASSWGTLPTAEGKAVWFSLPLPAPRPAPLLRLPRESVLSPGTAT; encoded by the coding sequence GTGGCAGCGACGACTGAAGAGCCGTTCAGGGCTCTGCTGGAAGCGGCACCGGACGCGATGGTGATCGTGGACGACGCCGGGGTGATCCGGCTGGTGAACGCGCAGACCGAGGCCCTGTTCGGCCACCCCCGGGCGGAGCTCCTGGGCCGCCACATCGAGGTGCTGGTCCCCGAGCGGTTCCGTGGCCAGCACCCGGGCCACCGGGTCGGCTACGCAGCGAGCCGCCAGGTCCGCCCGATGGGCGCCGGCCTGGAGCTGTACGGCCTGTGCCGGGACGGGCGCGAGTTCCCGGTGGAGATCAGCCTGAGCCCGCTGGAGACCCCGGAAGGCCTGCTGATCTCGGCGGCCGTACGCGACGTGAGCGAGCGCAGGGCCGCCGAGGAGCGCTTCCGGGCCCTGCTGGAGGCGGCCCCGGACGCCATGGTGATCGTCGACGAGCGCGGCGCGATCCAGCTCGTCAACGCCCAAACCGAGGCCCTTTTCGGGTATGCGCGGGAGGAACTGCTGGGAAGACCGGTGGAGGTGCTCGTACCGGAACGATTCCGCGGTCACCACGCCGACTTCCGCCACGGCTACTTCGTCAACCGCAAGACCCGCCCCATGGGCGCGGGCCTGGAGTTGTACGGCTTGCGCCGCGACGGGGGCGAGTTCCCGGTGGAGATCAGCCTGAGCCCGCTGGAGACGCCCGACGGCACCCTGGTCTCCGCCGCCATCCGCGACGTCACCGAACGCAAGTCGGCCGAGGAGATGCTCGCCAAGCTCTACGAGCAGCAGCGCCACGTCGCGCTGACCCTCCAGCGCAGCCTCATGGGATCCCCACCGGACGTTCCCGGGATGCCCACCGCGAGCCGGTACTTCCCGGCGCGGCAGGGGGCCGGGGTGGGCGGCGACTGGTTCGACCTCATCCCGCTGGGCGGGGGCCGGGTCGGCGTGATGGTCGGCGACGTGATGGGGCGCGGCCTGGACGCCGCCGCCGTCATGGGACAGCTCAAGTCCGCCTCCCACGCGCTGGCCAAGACCGGGATGCCGCCGTGGCAGCTCATGCGTGCCCTGGACGCGGTCGTCAGCGAACTGCCGGACCAGTTCGTCACCTGCTGCTACCTGGTCCTCGACGCCGACTCGGCGGAGATCACCATGTGCTCGGCGGGGCACCTGCCGGTCCTGCTCGTCGCCCCGGGCGGCGAGGTGACCCGGCTGCCGGTCGAGGTGAGCGTGCCGCTGGGGGTGGGGGAGGTGCCCCACCACGAGACCCGGCACACCGTCGAGCCCGGCTCGGTGCTCGCGCTCTACACCGACGGCCTGGTCGAGACGCCGGACAGCGACATCGACGGGCAGGTGGACGGTCTCGCGGCGGCGCTGGAGAAGGCCGTCGCCACGTCGGACGGCCTGGAGGCGGCCGCCGACCGGCTGCTGGACGAACTGCTCCCGGACGCCGACGACAACCCCGACGACGTGACCCTCCTGCTCGTCCGCATCCCCGACACCCCGGTGACCTCGCAGAGCATGCTCCTCGCCGCGGACCCGAGCAGCGTCGGCGCGGGGCGGCGGTTCCTGCGCAACACCCTGGCCCTGTGGGGCAAGGACGACGAGCAACTCCGCGACACCGCCTGCCTGCTCACCTCCGAGCTGCTCTCCAATGCGGTCAACCACAGCCGCGGACCCGTGCGGCTCCGGCTGCGCCAGGCCGGCCGCGAACTCAGCGTCGAGGTCTGCGACGGGAGCCCGGTCCTGCCCCAGGCCCGATTCGCCGCCCCCGACGCCGAATCGGGCCGCGGCCTGCTCCTCGTCGACTCCCTCGCCTCCTCCTGGGGCACGCTGCCGACGGCCGAGGGCAAGGCCGTCTGGTTCTCGCTGCCCCTTCCGGCCCCGCGCCCCGCGCCTCTCCTGCGGCTCCCGCGCGAAAGCGTGCTGAGCCCCGGGACGGCCACGTGA
- a CDS encoding PTS-dependent dihydroxyacetone kinase phosphotransferase subunit DhaM, translated as MTGGRDDGGTPPDLVGVVLVSHSAQVAESVAELARGLAAGGAVAPVAAAGGTSAGGLGTSAERIVQAAREVDRGAGVALLADLGSSVLTVKTLLLEDELPPDSRLVDAPFVEGAVAAVVAASAGAPLVQVAEAAAEAYAYRKV; from the coding sequence GTGACGGGCGGACGCGATGACGGCGGTACCCCGCCGGACCTGGTCGGGGTCGTGCTGGTCTCGCACAGTGCACAGGTGGCGGAGTCGGTGGCGGAGCTGGCACGGGGCCTGGCGGCGGGTGGAGCGGTGGCTCCGGTGGCCGCTGCGGGCGGCACGTCCGCCGGTGGGCTCGGCACGAGCGCGGAGCGGATCGTGCAGGCCGCGCGCGAGGTGGACCGGGGCGCCGGGGTGGCCCTGCTGGCGGACCTCGGGAGCTCGGTGCTGACGGTGAAGACGCTGCTGCTGGAGGACGAGCTTCCGCCGGATTCACGGCTGGTGGACGCGCCGTTCGTCGAGGGCGCGGTGGCGGCGGTGGTCGCCGCGTCCGCGGGCGCCCCGCTGGTACAGGTCGCGGAGGCCGCGGCCGAGGCGTACGCCTACCGCAAGGTCTGA